The following DNA comes from Haloferax mediterranei ATCC 33500.
TCGGGTGCAGGAGAAAGCACAGCACTGAGGCCGAGACACCCGGAAAGGGCCGTGACGACAAGAAGAGCCACAACTCTTCTGGAGGACATATACTTCGTTATCACAGTTCGAGAGTAAACGTGTTCGGGTAGTCTTGGTGGGAATGGCCGATACGCGCTGTGTATTCGACACGGCTGCCGGAACCTGTCACCGGTTGAGAGTTTTAACAAGGCCGTTTATTTCGCACTGTATTATCAGTTCGCAACCATTAGGCGGTCTGAGTAAAAACGTGGGATCGTCCCATGCCCTCCACAAAATCAGATTTCGCCGCCATCGAGGCGACGGACCTCAGAAAGTCGTACGGTTCTGAGGTCGCACTCGACGGCGTTTCGCTGTCGATTTCCAACGGAACCGTGTATGGATTCCTCGGCCCGAACGGTGCCGGAAAGACGACGACGATGCGACTCTTGACGGGCCTCACACAACCATCATCGGGGTCGGCTCGTATCTGTAGTCTCGATGTCGAAAACCGGCGTGAACTCGCGGCAAACGTTGGGTATCTCCCGGAGACACCGCCACTGTACGACGAGTTCAGCGCGCGCGAACAACTCGAATACGCCGCGGACCTCCGTGATATCCCCGCTGAAACCGCCGATGCGCGTATTACCGACTATCTCGACCAGTTCGGACTCACCGGAGACGAGAACAAACGCATCAGCACGTACTCGAAAGGGATGCAGCAGAAAACCGCGTTCATCCAGAGCATCCTGCACGACCCCAAGGTCTTGTTCTTGGACGAGCCAACGTCGGGATTAGACCCGCGTGCAGCGCGTCGAATCCGCGAGTCGATAACCGGCTTTGCGGACGCCGGGTCAACCGTATTCCTCTCGACGCACATCCTCCCGGTTGTCGAGGCTGTTGCCGACGAAGTTGGCGTCCTATTCGACGGCAGACTCGTCGCCGAAGGCTCTCCGAATGAGGTGAAATCCCGAGCGGAAACGGGGAGCGAAAGCACCCTCGAAGATGCCTTCCTCGCCATCACGAGCGACGAGACCCCCATGGCGAGCGCCAGTAGAGAATGAGCCTGCGACAAGACGTTCGTCACGGTGCTCGCATCGGCCGTGCCGAGTTCGTCCGGAGCCTCAGAGGATACACGAAAGAGGCCCGACGGATTATCGGCATCGGGTTTGCGTTGCTGTTCTTCGGTGGCATGCTTCTATCTTCTCTTCCGGCGGTGTATCTAGCCGGCCGAACGGCGCGGTCGATGGCGGAAATTCCGTATTTCGGCGTGGCCACAACAGCAGTACCGGTGGCATTGCTCGCGCTGGCGATGCTTCGGACGTTCGAACGAATCGGAAGCGTCGAAGCCGAAGACTTCGTTCTGACAGCAGTTCATCCCAGAGCCGTCGTCATCGGGCTTCTCACCGCTGAAGTGGGCCGACTCTCGCTCTGGTTCGGGCTTCCAATAGCTGCCATCGTCACGACGTTCACGCTGGGTCTCGGCACTCCAACATTGCTACTTACGGCCGCCGCGGTCGTGATTCCGCTCACTTGTTGGGCGACTGTGTGGGGATATGCACTCGGGATCGCCGTGCTGCGTGTGTTACGACGCTTACCTGGTGTTCGTCGAGTCCTCAAGGCTGGTGGCGTCATCCTTATGCTCGCGTTCATCCTCGGTTCGCAGTTCGCCGGGAAGTATATCGTGAGTGAAAGCGCTTCGGTAGAATCACTCCTCTCCGGGTTGGCTTTCGGACCGCTCGTCGATTACGTCTCGCTCGCATTCGTTGGGACACCGCTCGCCCGTCCGATTTCGGGAAGTGCAGTAGTCATCATCCTCGCCATTGTTGTTCTCACACCGGTCGGTCTCGCAGCGTCGACGCGACAAGCGACTGCACTTTGGTTTACTGATGTTTCGACCCGTTCCGAACCACGCCAGACAAACGTCTCTACGGGTGGATTCTCCGCTCCGAAACCGTTCTCCCTGCTGAAGTCTGGCCGTGTCGCATGGGGGTTTCTTGTTCGCAGTATCCGCCACCCACAGAAGCTCACACACCTCGTTATGATACTGTTCTTCCTTGGTCCACTCGGGTCGAGCATCTTCCAGTCGCCGGGTGACGCATTGGGCCCACTCATCGCGGGTACGGGCGTCGGATTTGGAACCTACCTCGCCGGGGCAACGTTCGGTCTCAATCCTATCGGAGACGACCGGCCTCACCTTCCGTTGCTCCTCCTTACCGAAACCACCTCCCAGACGATAGTTCGAGGTCGGGCTATCGCTGGGCTTGCGCTCGGTATCCCCGTTGCAGTGCTCGTCCCACTGGGCTCGATAGCACTCGGGACTACCTCAGTGTACGGGCTCACGTTCGCACTCGTCGGCATCGGGATGTGCCTCGCTGCGGCCGCCTTCGCAGTCGGTCTTGGGTCGGCATACCCTGTCTATGAAGCGCGAAAGTTCTGGGGTGCCGAGACCGTCGTTCCCTCGACGCTCGTAATGATGCTGTACTTGTTTGTCGTCGGCAGCGGAACCGTCATCGGACTCGTCACGACGTGGTACTCCGTTACGGGCCATCTGGAAGTCACGGCCCTTCTCGGCGGCCTGATTGGTCTCTACCTTCTTTTGACCGTGGGCGCGTCGTACGGGTCATACCGATACGCGATTCACCGCTATCGGTCCTACACGCTCGATTAGTCGAGGGTATAGTGTCACGATATCCCCGGTCACATTTTATAAGAGACGCTCCGGTCGAAGAGTTTCACCATGGACGAAAAACCCATTCGGAACCGACGGGAGTCCCAAATAACTATGAGAAGTGATTCCTTAGCCACATTTGATGCCCTCCAGCAACGTGACGGACAGAATCAACATGTGGGATGCGGCGGTGTTCGTCGGCATCGTCCTCAGTCTCGGGGGGATAGTGCTTTTTTCCGACGAACCAGTCACTCCCGGACTCATCGCACTAGCAGCGCTGACATTCGTCTACGTGGGTGCGAGCGTGTTCGACGACGTACGGGAACACCCCGTGTACAATCTCGCGGCGGCAGTTTGTACGGTGCTCCTCTTCGGCGGCATATATCTAATCGAATCGTACCAGGGAGTCATCTTCCTCGCATTAACGGTACTTTCGGTCTTCGGCGTCGTCGTCGAAACGTACAACTACCGGTACGGGACGAGTTATTTACGCATCGACACCTGAATGGGTGAACAAGGTTCCACCGTGCAACGCTTCCGTATCTGACTGTCACTTCTGACTCC
Coding sequences within:
- a CDS encoding ABC transporter ATP-binding protein encodes the protein MPSTKSDFAAIEATDLRKSYGSEVALDGVSLSISNGTVYGFLGPNGAGKTTTMRLLTGLTQPSSGSARICSLDVENRRELAANVGYLPETPPLYDEFSAREQLEYAADLRDIPAETADARITDYLDQFGLTGDENKRISTYSKGMQQKTAFIQSILHDPKVLFLDEPTSGLDPRAARRIRESITGFADAGSTVFLSTHILPVVEAVADEVGVLFDGRLVAEGSPNEVKSRAETGSESTLEDAFLAITSDETPMASASRE
- a CDS encoding phosphatidate cytidylyltransferase, with product MPSSNVTDRINMWDAAVFVGIVLSLGGIVLFSDEPVTPGLIALAALTFVYVGASVFDDVREHPVYNLAAAVCTVLLFGGIYLIESYQGVIFLALTVLSVFGVVVETYNYRYGTSYLRIDT